CACCGCCGGGGTGGACCGTGAAGGATCGTGGCTGGACGTCTTCCGGTCGCATCCGGTCACGCGCGACCGGGTGGCGGCCCTGAAGGCGCTGGAGGGACGGTAGGGCGTGGCGTAGGGGAAATGAGTGATGCCGGCGGGCGGGTGCGCGGCGCACAATGTGCCGGTGGGCACCGCCCACAATGTGCCGTGGGGCACTGCCCACAATGTGCCGGGGAGCACCGCCCACCCCACGCGGGTGCGGCATCATGAGGGCCTCCCGATGACCCCACGCCCCTTCCCCCTGACCCCACCTGTGGGGTGAGGACTGCGCACCGCGCGCACTGGAGACGATTTGACACAGCCTCAACAGGACAGCGGCCTCCCCACTCCCGGCGCGTTCAGCGCGACCGTGACCCTGGAGAACCAGCGCGAGGCGTACGCGCTGCTCGGGGCAGGAGACGCGAACCTGCGCCGCATGCGCGAACTCACGAAGGCGAAACTCGTGGCGCGCGGCGAGACCATCACCATCACCGGCGATGAGGAGCAGGTCCGCTCGGCCGAACGCATGGTGAAAGACGCCCTGGACGTCGTCCGCAGCGGCGCGGAACTCACGCCGGACAGCCTCCTGCGTTCCGCGCGCCTGAGCGGCGAGGGCCGCAGCCTGGCCGCGGAGACGCAGGTGACCGGCCTGAGCCTCCCGCGCGGCCTGAAACCCAAGACGCCCGGCCAGAAACAGTACCTGGACAGCATCAATAAGAGCGACATCACCTTCGGGATCGGCCCGGCGGGGACCGGCAAGACGTACATGGCGGTCGCCATGGCCGTGCAGGCCCTGAAGGCCAAGAAGGTCAAGCGCATCATCCTGACCCGCCCGGCCGTGGAGGCCGGGGAGCGGCTGGGGTTCCTGCCGGGGGACCTGCAGGCGAAGATCGACCCGTACCTGCGCCCGCTGTACGACGCGCTGCAGGACATGCTGGACCAGGAGAAGTTCGAGTCGTACCTGACGAGCGGCGTGATCGAGATCGCCCCGCTGGCGTTCATGCGCGGCCGGACGCTGAACGACGCGTTCATCATTCTGGACGAGGCACAGAACACCACGGGCGAGCAGATGAAGATGTTCCTGACCCGCATGGGGTTCTCCAGCAAGGTCGTCGTGACCGGCGACGTCACGCAGATCGACCTGCCCCGCCACGTCACGAGCGGACTGGCGGTCGCCAAGCGCGTGCTGGGCAGCATCGATGGCATCGCGTGGCACGAGTTCACGGACGCGGACGTAGTCCGCCACCCGCTGGTGGGCCGCATCATCAAGGCCTACGAGACCGCCGAGAACGCCGAGCAGGACAAGCGCGCCGCGCGCCGGGGCGAGTTCGCCAGCATCCCCGAAGGCGAAGGGGACGCAGCGGCGGAGCGTGAACAGTAGACAGTAGTTGGTTGATGGAAAGGCCCGGCACCTGAGCGCGCCGGGCCTTTTCCATTCACCATCACCCATCCTCTATCCTCTGAGAAGTGATTGATCTGATTGTCCGCAAGACGCCGCCCGCCGGTCTACGTCCCGCGCTGCGTGGGAGCCTGGAGGCGGTGATGGCGCACTTCGGCGTCGAGGAGCGCGAGGTGACGGTCGTGCTCGTCGGGGACCGCACCATCCGCGCCCTGAAACGCGAGCACTGGGGCGAGGACGCCGTGACGGACGTCCTGAGCTTCCCCACCTGGGAACCCGGCGACCCGTTCGTCCCGCCTCACCTGGGGGACATCGTGATCAGCCTGGATACCGCCGCGCGGCAGGCCGAGGCGCGCGGGCACAGCCTGACGCGCGAGGTGGCGCTGCTCGCCAGTCACGGCCTGACGCACCTCGTGGGGCACGACCACCCGCACGCCGAGGGCCTGGGCTTCGAGGAAGGCGCGACCGGGCCCGAATGGGCGGTGTTCCACGGCGCGTGGGACGCCGCGCGCGCCGCCCTGCCCGACGGGGCCTGACCGGCACATGCGCCGGAACGGGTCGATGTGGAGCGGGCGACGCTGGTGGCGCTCGTTCGGTTTCGCGTGGGAGGGCCTGCGTCACACGTACCGCTCGCAGGCGAACTTCCGCATCGAATGCTGGGCGGCCCTGCTGGCGCTCGGGGCGACCCTGCTGCTGCGCGCCCCGCTGGCGCCGGTCGCGCTGGCCTGCGCGCTGGTGCTGAGCCTGGAACTTGTGAACACCGCGCTGGAAGCGGTCGTGGACCTCGTGAGTCCCGCGCGGCACCCGCTGGCGAAGGTCGCAAAGGACGCGGCCGCCGCCGCCGTGCTGGTCGCCTCGGCGGGCGCGCTGCTCGTCGCGGCGGGCACGCTGCTGCCCGCGCTGCTGCGGGTCCTGCGCGGATGACGGCACGGCGCGGATGAAAACGCGACGCGGCTGAATACACGGCGCGGCTGCGGGCGCGCACGCTGTTCCGCGGCCCGGAGTGTGGCAGGATGCGCGCGTGTCATCCCCTGCCGACCTCTCCCCTGCCGCCGTGTCCCTGCGGGGGCGCCGCCCGCGTGACGTGCCGACCCTGACGCGCTGGTTGACCGACCCGGACGCCGCGTGGCGCGAGTGGGACGCGCCGTACCTGCCCGCGTGGGACACGACGGCGAACCTGCAGCGGTACGCGCAGGCGCTGGCGTCCGCCCCGCCGAACCCGAACGAACGCGTGATCGACGTGGGCGGGGTGGTGGTCGGCATGGTGAACCGCGCCGAGGAGGACCCGGCGGGCGGTGGGTGGTGGGACCTGGGCATCCTGATCTACGACCCGGCGCACTGGGGGCGTGGGCTGGGGTCGCGGGCGCTGGCGCTGTGGGTGCAGGCGACGCTGGACGAGACGGACGCGCACGTCCTGACGTTCAGCACCTGGGGCGGGAACGAACGGATGCTCCGCGCCGCGCTGCGCCTGGGGTTCCGCGAGGCCGGGCGGGTGCGGGAGGCGCGCGTGGTGCGCGGCGAGCGCTTCGACGCGGTGCGGCTGGACCTGCTGCGGCCCGAGTGGCCGGGCCTGGACGGGCGGGCGTAACGTGGCGCAGCGGGACACGCCGGTCAATCCGGCCGGGTTCCTGGCGACGCAGGACCTGAAGGACCGCGGCTGGACACCGGCGTTGATCCGGCGGTTCCTCGGCGAGCACGACCGGACCCGCCCGAATGGCCTGCGGATGGGCCGCCGCCGCCTGCCCCCGGTGAAGCTGTACGAGGAGGCACGCGTGCTGGACGTCGAACGGGACGATACGTTCCTGGCGGCGCAGGCTCGCGCGGCGGACGCGCGGGAGCGGGCCGAGCAGACCCGCGCGGCGCGCGCCCTGGCCCGGCAGGAGTTGCTCACGCGCGCGGCGGCGGAGTACGTGCCGGTCATTCACCCGGAGCCGCTGCGCCGGGGCGCGGTCCGCAAGGCGCGCGAGCCCTACCAGGGGGCGCTGGAGGCGCGGCTGGAGGCTCTGCGCCAGGAGATTCCGAAACTCACGGGCCGGGAGGAGTCACTGCTGGCCGATCTGCTGCGGGCGCAGCTGGACCGGGCGCTGCACGCGGCGTATCCGTGGTACCCGTCCCCGCATGACGGGCCAGTGTCAGCGGTACGGGGGGAGGCGAAACCCAGTGACTGGCGTGCGTGGGACTGGGACTGACCGGGGCAGGATGACCCGGCCAGCAGCGTTCATCATGAGCGTCAGGTTCAGATGTGCTGAACATGTAAGGTCGGCACGTTATTCTGGTGGGCGTGCCGCGCCGCCTGAATCTCGCTGCCCTCACGGATGACGAACTGCAGCGTCTGGTCGGACCGGACCGCGCGGTGAGCCTGCTGCCGGACCTGAGCCTCGCGCGGCTGGACGGTCGGGTGGTGCCCGGACCGACCGTCACGGAGACACTCAGTCCGCAGCCGCTGGAGGACCGCGCCTGGGGCGCCACGCCCGAGCAGTCCCGCGCGATCGGCACGCTGCATCAGGATCTGCTGGGTCTGGGGGCCACGCCGCGCGGCACGGTGTACCTGCCGGGCATCTCGGAGGTGCGGCACGTGCGGGCGTACCTGCTGGAACCGGACGTGACGGCCGCGCTGCGCTGGAGCGAGACGCCGGAGGACGCCGGGAGCGGATGGCCGTTCGTGCAGCTGCTGACGTGGCTGCGTGACCGTGCCAGCGGCTTCGCGTGCGTGCTGACCAGCAGCGCCCGGCAGCCGTACGCCCCGGCGCTGAGCGCCGAGATCGACGTGCACCTGCACCCGGACTGCCCGGCAGCGGACCTGCTGGCCGCCCACCGGGGGCACGTGCTGCGGCACGGGCGCGGGCAGAAACTGCAGGCAGAGGGGGACTGGGTGCGGCCCTGGCAGGCCATGAACGACCTGAATCTCGCGGCGTGGGACCGCCGGGGTCTGCTGCTGCCCGAGTAGATCCCGGTCTGACTGCACAGCGCCCTGAAGATCACCGGGGGAGTGCGGCACAATCGGGCGGATGACGAGTGAGCAGAAGCGGCACGTGGCTTTCGACTGGGGCGGCGTGTTCACGGTAGGAACCTTCGACGGGCGCAGCACGCAGAACGTCGCGGAGCGCAGCGGCGTTCCCGTGGAGCGCGTGCGGGACTCGTACTTCCGGCACGTGCGGCAGCTGGAGGTCGGCGCCTGGACATTGCCGCAGTTCTGGACGGTCCTGCAGGAGGAGGCGGGGATTCCCATGCCCTACGACGACTTCGAGGAGCTGTACCTGGGCAGCATCGCGGACAACGCGCCCATGTACGCCACGCTGGCCGCGCTGCCGCAGGGCGTGCGGGTGGGGCTGCTGAGCAACAACTACCCGGTGGTCAGTGACCACCTGCGCCGCGACCCGCGCTTCGCGCGGTTCCACCAGCCGGTGTTCAGCAACGAGCTGGGGCACAAGAAGCCCTCGCCGGAGTCGTTCGCGGCGCTGGAGGCCGCCATGGGCGTCCCGGCGGCGCAGGTGGCGTTCGTGGACGACGTGCAGGAGAACATCGACGCGGCGAATGCCGCCGGGTTCCACGGCATCCTGTACCACCACGATCACCACGCGGCGTTCGAGGCGACGCTGGCGGAGTGGCTGAACGGCTGAGGTTCGTCGTGTCAATCGAACTCCGAGTGAATGGCTTGCAAAGCCGTTCACTCGGAGCAAAGCGAGTGGGAGAAAAACGGGTTCCGGACGTGGAGTTCACAGATCGGTGGTATTCCGATCCGTGAACGAAACAGACGGAATCCGCATCAGGGGGCGTCCGGTGGTGGCCGGACGCCCCTTTGTCATGCACTGAATCCATGGTGGTGTACCTGACCTGGTGGTGTACTTCCACCTGTCATGGGTACACCACCGCTTTCCGGCCGGGCCGCCCGGCACAATGCCCTCACCGAAAGGGACCGCCCACACCGGGCACGTAAGACACCCACTCCCCAGACCCACCACGCTCAGACCGGGCGCGGCGGATCGCCCCTCACACCCCACGGAGGCACCCCCATGACCACCAACCCCCGCACGCCCGCTGAGATCCTCGAAAAAACCTGGCAGACCGAGGAACGCTGGCAGGGCATCAAGCGCAACTACAGCGCCGACGAGGTCGTCAAGCTGCGCGGCAGCCTCCCCATCGAGCACACCCTCGCCAAGCACGGCTCGCAGAAACTGTGGCGTCAGATGAAGGAGATGCCCTTCGTGAACGCCCTGGGCGCCCTGACCGGCAACCAGGCCATGCAGCAGGTCAAGGCCGGCCTGAAAGCCATCTACCTGAGCGGCTGGCAGGTCGCCGGTGACGCCAACAACGCCGGGCAGATGTACCCCGACCAGAGCCTCTACCCCGCGTCCAGCGTGCCCGACGTCGTCAAGCGCATCAACAACACCCTGCGCCGCGCCGACCAGATCCAGCACAGCGAGGGCAAGAGCGACATCGACTACTTCGTGCCCATCGTCGCCGACGCGGAAGCCGGTTTCGGCGGCCCCCTGAACGCCTTCGAACTGATGAAGGCCATGATCGAGGCGGGCGCCGCCGGGGTGCACTTCGAGGACCAGCTGGCCAGCGAGAAGAAATGCGGTCACCTGGGCGGCAAGGTGCTCGTGCCCACCAGTCAGTTCATCCGCACCCTGAACGCCGCGCGCCTCGCCGCCGACGTCAGCGGTGTCCCCACCGTCCTGATCGCCCGCACCGACGCCGACGCCGCGAACCTCCTGACGAGCGACATCGACGAGAACGACCGTCCCTTCTGCACCGGCGAGCGCACCCCCGAAGGCTTCTACTACGTGACTCCCGGCATCGACCAGGCGATCAGCCGCGCCCTGGCCTACGCCCCCTACGCCGACGTCATCTGGTGCGAGACCAGCGTGCCCAACCTGGAAGACGCCCGCAAGTTCGCCGAGGCCGTCCACGCGCAGTTCCCCGGCAAGCTCCTGGCGTACAACTGCAGCCCCAGCTTCAACTGGAAGAAGAACCTCGACGACGAGACCATCGCCAAGTACCAGGTCGAACTGGGCAAGATGGGCTACAAGTTCCAGTTCATCACCCTGGCCGGGTTCCACAGCCTGAACATGAGCATGTTCGACCTCGCCTACGGCTACGCCCGCAACCAGATGACCGCCTTCGTGGAACTCCAGGAACGCGAATTCGCCGCCCAGGAACGAGGCTTCACCGCCGTCAAGCACCAGCGCGAAGTCGGCACCGGGTACTTCGACCTCGTCGCCCAGGCCGCCGGTGGCGGGCAGAGTAGCACCACCGCCCTGGCAGGCAGCACCGAGGCCGAGCAGTTCGGCAGCCACAAGGAACTCGCCGCCGCCCACGACTGACCATCCACTCCAGTCCTGAACCGGACTGCGCCATGACCGCCGACACCGGGAGAGCCCAGACAGGGTTCTCCCGGTCGGCGTTCACTCATCCGTCACACGGCGCGGGTGCTGAAGACCATGACCTCGCTGTGCGCGTCGAGCGGGCCGCCCTGGAACGAGCCGGTCACGCGGGGGCTCTCGAAGCCCGCGAAGCGCAGCAGCCACTCGACTTCGTAGCGGGTGTAGTAGCGCTGCGTGAGGGTGTAGTGGCGGCGTTTCAGGGTGCCGTCGGGCGCGGTGGTGTCCACGTGGTACTCGGTGGTGATGTGCTGGCGGGGTTTGTCGTGCCGCTGCACGAGGAACACGTCGGTGCGGCTGCCGTCGGGCGCGTGGAAGGTCTCGCCCTCGTGGCGCAGGGTGTGCGGCTTGCCGAATCGGGGGACGAACAGGTCGAACGTGAAGTGTCCGCCCGGCTGCAGGTGCGCGTGGATGTTCTGCATGGCCTGCAGCTGCTCGTTGGGCGTGTAGAGGTGCATCAGGGCGTTGAACGGCGCGATGACCGTGTCGAAGCGCTGGTCGAGTCTGAAGGTGCGGGCGTCGCCCTGTACGTACTTGACGGTCAGCCCCTCGCGCTGGGCGCGGTCCTGGGCGCGTTCGATCATGCGCGCGCTGGGTTCCAGGCCCGTGATGTCCACGCCGCGCCGCGCGAGGAACGTCGTGACGCGGCCGGTGCCGGAGCCGATCTCCAGCACCGGTCCGCGCGCCTGTTCGCCCACTCGGGCGTAGTGGTGCAGGTCGTCGCGGTACACGTCGTACTGGTGGTCGTACAGGTCGGCAAACTCGTCGTAGTTCACGCGCCCCAGGGTACGGGATTCACCGCCCGTGAAGGGTTCGCCACACGTCCCGCAGCGTGCCGGGCCGCGCGCCGCGCAGGTCGCGGAGGGGGACGACCTCGAAACCGCGTGAGTGCAGGTCAGCCAGGATGCCCGGCAGCGCCGCGGGGGTCGTCCGCGCACCCGGCCCGGCGTCGTGCAGGACGATGATCCCGCCGGGCGTCACCTGCCGCCGGACTGCGGCGCGGACGGTGTCGGGGGTGGCGTCCGGTGCCCAGTCACGGGCCTCGACCGTCCAGTGAACGCCGGTGACCGCGGCGACCCGCTGACCCAGCACCGTGGCGAGGCTGTACGCACCGTGCGGGGGGCGCTGGAAGCGGGGGCGAGTGCCGGTCAGTGCCTCCACCTCACGCGTGGCCTGTCCCGGATCGCGAAAGGCGACCCAGGGCAGCAGGGTCCAGGCATGCCGGTGCCGGTGCGCGTGCGGCAGGACCTCGTGCCCTTCGTCGAGCAGGCGGCGCAGGAGCTCCGGGTGCTGCCGCCCCAGCGCAGGCAGGATGAAGAACGTCGCGTGGACGCCCGCCGCGCGCAGCGTGTCCAGCACGAGGGGGGTGCTGCGCGGGTCCGGGCCGTCGTCGAAGGTCAGCGCGACCTGCCGCCCAGCCGGGTCACCCCGCGTAATGACACCCAGTCCGCCGCGCTGCACGAGGAGGTACGGCAGGCCAATGTACAGGGCTGCCCCAGCGGCCAGACCCGCCAGCCACCGCCAGGGAGGGGTCACGCGCGGCCCAGGCGGCGCAGCAGTACCTGCGCGACCTGCTCGGCCGCGTCCGGGCGACTGACCCGCCGGGCGGCGCAGGACATCCGGGCACGTTCGTCGGCGTCCAGGGCGCGCAGCACTGCCGGGCGCACGTCGGCCAGGGACCGCGCCCACAGGGCCGCGCCGTGGCGTTCCAGGTAGTCGGTGTTGAACTCCTCCTGTCCGGGAATAGGGGCGTGCACGACAAGAGGCACGCCGAGCGTCGTGGCTTCCGCGACGGTCAGGCCGCCTGCCTTGCCGACCACGAGGTCGGACGCGGCGAGCAGTTCCGGGAAGTTGGTGGTGAAGCCCAGGCGGTGCAGGGTCGCGCCGCCCACCTGCACGACGCCGTGCCCGTCCGCGCCGGCCAGGACGAGCACCTGCACGCGCTGACCCAGGTTGCCCAGTTCGCGCAGCACCTGCGGCAGTGCGCGGTAACTGCCGGTCCCGCCGCCGGAGATCAGGATCAGGGGTAACTCCGGGTCCAGGCCGTGCTTGACGCGCAGCGCGGCCCGGTCAGCGCCGATCAGGTCGCGGTACACCCGCGCGATGGGAATGCCCGTGACCTCCACCCGCTCCGGAGGGATGCGCCAGCGGGACAGCTGCTCGCGGGCCTCCTCGTTCGGGACCATCAGCAGGTCGGCCTCGGCGCGCGCCCAGTGCTGGTGCACGCGGTAGTCGGTGATGACCAGTCCGTTCAGGAACTCGGTGCCGGTGCGGCGGCGGACGTTGTGCGCCAGCGCGACCGGCGTGGGGTAGGAACTGACGACCACCTCGGGGCGGACGTCCAGCACGTCGCGGCGCATGGCGGGGTAGCCCAGCCACCCGAAGGCCTGCGCGGTGGGCGCGCGGTCGGTGTCGGTCAGGTGGTAGAAGGCCTTGTACAGGCCCGGCGCGTGCCGCAGCCACAGGTCGTACGTTCCGGCGGTGATCACGCGTTCCGGGGTGCTCATGTACTTCAGCAGGTCCGCGTGCCGGGCGTCCAGCGGCACGCCCAGGTCACGCAGCGCGGCGTCCAGGGCGCCGTTCGCCTGATGGTGTCCGCTGCCGAACGACGCGGACACGATCAGGGCGCGCAGCGGGTCGTGACGGTCTGGCGGGGTCACGCGCGCCTCAGCAGGGTCAGTCCGAGGGCCGCGAACAGCACGTTCGCCAGCCACACCCCGGCCTCCGGCAGGGCGGGCAGCAGAGGGGCGAGGGTCAGACCCAGGAAGAACAGCAGGTAGTACGCGACCGCCAGCAGCAGGGCCAGCCCCAGCGCGACGCCCAGCGTCCGCCCGTAGCGCAGCGCGAACGGCAGGGCGGCCAGCGCCAGCACCAGATTCGCGAAGGGCAGCGCCAGCTTGCGGTTCAGGGTGACGCGCGCCGCGTCCCGCTCGGCGGGCTCCACGCCGGGGGCTGTGAGGCTGGCGATCAGCTCCGGCCAGCCCTGCGCGTCGGCCCCCACCGCATCGGCGTACTTCGCGAGGGTCTCCTCACGGCTCAGGCCGGTGTCCACCCGCAGCGTGGCCCCGGACCGGATGGCGGGGAAGGTCTGCGCGACGGTGCCAGGCAGCGTCAGCGGGTCCCGCGCGGCGCCGGGCAGGCGGGCGGCCGCGCCGAAGTCCACGCGGAACACCCGGTAGTCCCGTAGGGTCAGCACGCGGTTCTCGAAGGTGGCGCGGTCCGCGAAGGTCAGCGTGCCCAGCCGGGCGTTGCCGGGCTCCCAGCGGTCCAGGCGCACGCCCTGCAGTTCCCGCGTGGTGGCGTCGTAGCCGCGCATGAACAGCGTGACCCCGTCGCCGAGGTCCACGGTCTTGCCGCTCAGTTGCGACAGGCCCGCGCCGGTCAGGACGTCCCAGTACAGGCCGCGCGTCTCGACGTTCAACCTCGGGGCGACCCACAGGCTCAGCCACACCGACAGGGCTGTAACGAGCAGTGCCACCACACCGGCCGGGCGCGCCACTCGGCCCAGGCTGATCCCGCCGGACTGCACCGCCACGAGTTCCCGCTCGGTGCTCATGCGGCCGA
This region of Deinococcus sp. JMULE3 genomic DNA includes:
- a CDS encoding class I SAM-dependent methyltransferase, which produces MNYDEFADLYDHQYDVYRDDLHHYARVGEQARGPVLEIGSGTGRVTTFLARRGVDITGLEPSARMIERAQDRAQREGLTVKYVQGDARTFRLDQRFDTVIAPFNALMHLYTPNEQLQAMQNIHAHLQPGGHFTFDLFVPRFGKPHTLRHEGETFHAPDGSRTDVFLVQRHDKPRQHITTEYHVDTTAPDGTLKRRHYTLTQRYYTRYEVEWLLRFAGFESPRVTGSFQGGPLDAHSEVMVFSTRAV
- a CDS encoding HAD family phosphatase yields the protein MTSEQKRHVAFDWGGVFTVGTFDGRSTQNVAERSGVPVERVRDSYFRHVRQLEVGAWTLPQFWTVLQEEAGIPMPYDDFEELYLGSIADNAPMYATLAALPQGVRVGLLSNNYPVVSDHLRRDPRFARFHQPVFSNELGHKKPSPESFAALEAAMGVPAAQVAFVDDVQENIDAANAAGFHGILYHHDHHAAFEATLAEWLNG
- a CDS encoding glycosyltransferase, which produces MTPPDRHDPLRALIVSASFGSGHHQANGALDAALRDLGVPLDARHADLLKYMSTPERVITAGTYDLWLRHAPGLYKAFYHLTDTDRAPTAQAFGWLGYPAMRRDVLDVRPEVVVSSYPTPVALAHNVRRRTGTEFLNGLVITDYRVHQHWARAEADLLMVPNEEAREQLSRWRIPPERVEVTGIPIARVYRDLIGADRAALRVKHGLDPELPLILISGGGTGSYRALPQVLRELGNLGQRVQVLVLAGADGHGVVQVGGATLHRLGFTTNFPELLAASDLVVGKAGGLTVAEATTLGVPLVVHAPIPGQEEFNTDYLERHGAALWARSLADVRPAVLRALDADERARMSCAARRVSRPDAAEQVAQVLLRRLGRA
- a CDS encoding diacylglycerol kinase, with the translated sequence MRRNGSMWSGRRWWRSFGFAWEGLRHTYRSQANFRIECWAALLALGATLLLRAPLAPVALACALVLSLELVNTALEAVVDLVSPARHPLAKVAKDAAAAAVLVASAGALLVAAGTLLPALLRVLRG
- a CDS encoding PhoH family protein, with the protein product MTQPQQDSGLPTPGAFSATVTLENQREAYALLGAGDANLRRMRELTKAKLVARGETITITGDEEQVRSAERMVKDALDVVRSGAELTPDSLLRSARLSGEGRSLAAETQVTGLSLPRGLKPKTPGQKQYLDSINKSDITFGIGPAGTGKTYMAVAMAVQALKAKKVKRIILTRPAVEAGERLGFLPGDLQAKIDPYLRPLYDALQDMLDQEKFESYLTSGVIEIAPLAFMRGRTLNDAFIILDEAQNTTGEQMKMFLTRMGFSSKVVVTGDVTQIDLPRHVTSGLAVAKRVLGSIDGIAWHEFTDADVVRHPLVGRIIKAYETAENAEQDKRAARRGEFASIPEGEGDAAAEREQ
- the aceA gene encoding isocitrate lyase, translating into MTTNPRTPAEILEKTWQTEERWQGIKRNYSADEVVKLRGSLPIEHTLAKHGSQKLWRQMKEMPFVNALGALTGNQAMQQVKAGLKAIYLSGWQVAGDANNAGQMYPDQSLYPASSVPDVVKRINNTLRRADQIQHSEGKSDIDYFVPIVADAEAGFGGPLNAFELMKAMIEAGAAGVHFEDQLASEKKCGHLGGKVLVPTSQFIRTLNAARLAADVSGVPTVLIARTDADAANLLTSDIDENDRPFCTGERTPEGFYYVTPGIDQAISRALAYAPYADVIWCETSVPNLEDARKFAEAVHAQFPGKLLAYNCSPSFNWKKNLDDETIAKYQVELGKMGYKFQFITLAGFHSLNMSMFDLAYGYARNQMTAFVELQEREFAAQERGFTAVKHQREVGTGYFDLVAQAAGGGQSSTTALAGSTEAEQFGSHKELAAAHD
- the ybeY gene encoding rRNA maturation RNase YbeY, which gives rise to MIDLIVRKTPPAGLRPALRGSLEAVMAHFGVEEREVTVVLVGDRTIRALKREHWGEDAVTDVLSFPTWEPGDPFVPPHLGDIVISLDTAARQAEARGHSLTREVALLASHGLTHLVGHDHPHAEGLGFEEGATGPEWAVFHGAWDAARAALPDGA
- a CDS encoding polysaccharide deacetylase family protein, which produces MTPPWRWLAGLAAGAALYIGLPYLLVQRGGLGVITRGDPAGRQVALTFDDGPDPRSTPLVLDTLRAAGVHATFFILPALGRQHPELLRRLLDEGHEVLPHAHRHRHAWTLLPWVAFRDPGQATREVEALTGTRPRFQRPPHGAYSLATVLGQRVAAVTGVHWTVEARDWAPDATPDTVRAAVRRQVTPGGIIVLHDAGPGARTTPAALPGILADLHSRGFEVVPLRDLRGARPGTLRDVWRTLHGR
- a CDS encoding LptF/LptG family permease, which codes for MTRLTRYVTLELLPPLLAGTLLFTAILSFGYFFISSQWLQGVPVALVGQWIAYQVPDTLVKVLPMAVVLMTVVAFGRMSTERELVAVQSGGISLGRVARPAGVVALLVTALSVWLSLWVAPRLNVETRGLYWDVLTGAGLSQLSGKTVDLGDGVTLFMRGYDATTRELQGVRLDRWEPGNARLGTLTFADRATFENRVLTLRDYRVFRVDFGAAARLPGAARDPLTLPGTVAQTFPAIRSGATLRVDTGLSREETLAKYADAVGADAQGWPELIASLTAPGVEPAERDAARVTLNRKLALPFANLVLALAALPFALRYGRTLGVALGLALLLAVAYYLLFFLGLTLAPLLPALPEAGVWLANVLFAALGLTLLRRA
- a CDS encoding GNAT family N-acetyltransferase; translated protein: MSSPADLSPAAVSLRGRRPRDVPTLTRWLTDPDAAWREWDAPYLPAWDTTANLQRYAQALASAPPNPNERVIDVGGVVVGMVNRAEEDPAGGGWWDLGILIYDPAHWGRGLGSRALALWVQATLDETDAHVLTFSTWGGNERMLRAALRLGFREAGRVREARVVRGERFDAVRLDLLRPEWPGLDGRA